From Mariprofundus sp. NF, a single genomic window includes:
- a CDS encoding DUF6868 family protein — protein MTIAILRDLLFWSAIIHIGLLLWWLLFFIFARDLIYRMHSRWFKLSDETFDAVHYGGMAFYKICIWVFAIAPYFALLIISP, from the coding sequence ATGACTATTGCCATACTTCGCGATCTGCTTTTCTGGTCTGCCATCATCCATATCGGGCTACTGCTCTGGTGGCTCCTCTTCTTTATCTTTGCCCGCGATCTGATCTATCGCATGCACAGCCGCTGGTTCAAACTCTCAGATGAGACGTTTGATGCCGTTCACTACGGCGGCATGGCCTTCTATAAAATCTGCATTTGGGTTTTTGCCATCGCTCCCTACTTTGCCTTGCTGATTATCAGCCCATAA
- a CDS encoding YkvA family protein — translation MTLGFMQEKLTITKRLRQWAATLKTNLQALYLCSRHPQTPWLATAIAIVVVAYALSPIDLIPDFIPVIGYLDDLLLVPAGIWLAIHLIPDPIWQLCREEALRHPMQLPKNRRAAIAVIICWLLLLALLLWLWLEPNSAAIL, via the coding sequence ATGACACTCGGGTTTATGCAGGAGAAACTCACCATAACGAAACGACTACGGCAGTGGGCAGCTACCTTGAAAACCAATCTGCAGGCCCTCTACCTGTGCAGCAGGCATCCCCAAACACCGTGGCTGGCCACAGCCATTGCTATCGTCGTCGTTGCCTACGCCTTAAGCCCGATCGACCTGATTCCCGATTTTATCCCCGTCATCGGTTATCTTGATGATCTGCTACTGGTTCCGGCAGGTATCTGGTTAGCTATTCACCTGATTCCCGATCCCATCTGGCAGCTCTGTAGAGAGGAGGCACTTCGCCATCCGATGCAGCTACCGAAAAACCGCAGAGCAGCCATTGCGGTGATCATCTGCTGGCTGCTTCTTCTGGCCCTGCTGTTATGGCTGTGGCTAGAGCCAAACTCAGCCGCTATCCTCTAA
- a CDS encoding DUF4197 domain-containing protein, with amino-acid sequence MSPFRFVQPGLLAATLLIATPATAGWMDQLGGAVDTYNKTTQDSSTTSTAATALTNSDMVAGLKDALRVGSEQVVGQLSKNDGFNSDPKIHIPLPESMQTVKSALSAVGMGYMMDDLELKLNRAAEVATPKAKRIFGDSIKAMTISDAKNILNGPNDAATQYFKGKMSKPLSAEMRPVVEKSLKEAGAVQAYDSVMGQYSSLPFVPDVKANLTQHVLDLGLQGIFLYMAEEEAAIRSNPAKRTTDILKKVFSR; translated from the coding sequence ATGTCCCCATTTCGTTTCGTTCAACCCGGCCTGTTAGCCGCAACCCTGCTTATCGCCACCCCGGCAACTGCCGGATGGATGGATCAGCTTGGTGGAGCCGTAGACACCTACAATAAAACCACGCAAGACAGCAGCACAACATCCACTGCCGCAACTGCGCTGACCAACAGTGATATGGTTGCAGGCCTTAAAGATGCGCTGCGTGTCGGCTCTGAACAGGTAGTAGGACAGCTGAGCAAAAACGATGGCTTCAACAGTGATCCGAAAATCCATATTCCACTACCTGAAAGTATGCAAACCGTGAAATCCGCCCTCTCCGCAGTCGGCATGGGTTATATGATGGATGATCTGGAGCTGAAACTGAATCGGGCTGCAGAGGTGGCCACCCCCAAAGCCAAACGCATCTTCGGTGATTCGATCAAAGCGATGACCATCTCCGATGCCAAGAATATCCTCAACGGCCCCAATGATGCAGCCACCCAGTACTTCAAAGGCAAGATGAGCAAACCACTCTCCGCAGAGATGCGTCCGGTTGTAGAGAAATCGTTGAAAGAGGCTGGTGCAGTACAGGCCTATGACTCCGTGATGGGCCAATACAGTTCACTGCCATTCGTGCCGGATGTTAAAGCCAATCTCACCCAGCATGTGCTTGATTTGGGCCTACAGGGCATCTTCCTCTACATGGCCGAAGAGGAGGCTGCAATTCGCAGCAATCCTGCCAAGCGCACCACCGACATCCTGAAAAAAGTTTTCAGCCGCTAA
- a CDS encoding PAS domain S-box protein, whose translation MKDSAVEREQDAISSGLLKAEQTALAYGSISISLAANLVNSTILAVLLWPVADHTTITCWWLFSTAISLLRGFHAWQYRKACPSVDEAEVWLNRFRLGMYLAALSWGVATALLFVSDSVAYQSLLAFFVAGMTAGAITTLSQLWRTLLAYLYLPIVPLIINLSMEATTISWTMAVIIALYLLMMTGVARRAHDTTLQNIRLRIDSGLHEQALEKSERKFRLLYESVADAIFILDLKGNFIDVNRSAYERLGYSKEELLAKHISDLDTPRYAVRVPERMALLMSQGSATFEAEHLHKNGDVMPVEVSARLVDIHEERAIFSVVRDLSERNQTKKELMQSEERFRDISMSMADWIWEVDAEGRYTFVSGKVKELLGYEPEEVLGKTPFELMSEEEAARVASSFQTIIANRAPIINLENWNRTKDGRDICMLTNGVPILDERGALTGYRGVDQDITERRRSEDQLRKLSRAIEYAGESILITDLNGVIEYANPAFSQMTGYSVDEAIGEKPSMLKSGEQDDAFYQTLWGTITSGRAWQGSLVDRRKDGSFYSTMMTVAPIMDEAGEITHFVAMQRDVSEYEELEARFQQAQKMEAIGTLVGGIAHDFNNMLAALLGNLYLAKNAAKDDPDMIARLNRVESVSQRAAEMIAQLLTFARKGKVKMVPLPLAPFLEEMFKLARPSIPENIDMQLDIADHELLALGDETQLQQVLLNLITNASHALEGCAKPNITFGVKAYHPDTRFTQVHADVDAEQMALLYVTDNGCGISEANLDKVFEPFFTTKEAGKGSGLGLSMVHGAIKSHGGAIEVESARYSGTTVKIYIPLQQPDEAKPVADMALMEPEKQGAGEGILLVDDEALVREVNAEVLQEMGYRLFTAEDGIDAQQVYAAHRSEIGLAVLDLVMPRMGGMELLQWLREQDSELPVILMTGYDREQVLPAKSTPQKCIVLNKPVDITKMSRAVHAMLEGE comes from the coding sequence ATGAAGGATTCCGCTGTAGAGAGAGAACAGGATGCCATCTCATCCGGCCTGCTCAAAGCTGAGCAGACCGCGCTTGCTTATGGTTCTATCTCTATTTCATTGGCCGCCAATCTGGTTAACAGCACGATCCTTGCTGTACTGCTCTGGCCTGTTGCAGATCATACAACGATTACCTGCTGGTGGCTGTTTTCCACGGCCATCTCCCTGTTACGTGGCTTTCACGCCTGGCAGTACAGAAAGGCCTGCCCATCCGTAGATGAAGCTGAAGTCTGGCTAAACCGCTTCCGCCTTGGCATGTATCTGGCAGCTTTGAGCTGGGGAGTAGCGACAGCACTGCTTTTTGTTAGTGATTCGGTTGCTTATCAGTCATTGCTGGCCTTCTTCGTTGCGGGTATGACTGCCGGTGCAATCACAACACTCTCCCAGTTATGGCGTACGTTGCTGGCCTATCTCTATCTGCCCATTGTGCCTCTGATTATTAATTTATCGATGGAGGCGACAACGATCTCCTGGACGATGGCGGTGATCATTGCACTCTACCTGCTGATGATGACCGGGGTTGCCCGTCGTGCCCATGATACAACGCTGCAAAATATTCGTCTGCGTATCGATAGTGGCCTGCATGAACAGGCGCTGGAGAAGTCTGAACGTAAATTCAGACTGCTCTATGAATCAGTAGCTGATGCGATCTTTATTCTGGATCTGAAGGGTAATTTTATTGATGTGAACAGATCAGCTTATGAGCGCCTTGGCTACAGCAAGGAAGAGCTGCTTGCCAAGCATATATCTGATCTGGATACCCCCCGTTATGCAGTACGGGTACCTGAACGCATGGCGCTGCTGATGAGTCAGGGTAGTGCCACCTTTGAAGCTGAACATCTTCACAAAAATGGTGACGTGATGCCTGTTGAGGTGAGTGCCCGCCTTGTGGATATCCATGAAGAGAGGGCGATTTTCAGTGTGGTTCGCGATCTTTCTGAGCGCAACCAGACAAAAAAAGAGCTGATGCAGAGTGAGGAGCGTTTTCGTGACATCTCCATGAGCATGGCCGACTGGATCTGGGAGGTCGATGCAGAGGGGCGTTACACCTTTGTATCAGGCAAGGTGAAAGAGTTGCTGGGTTATGAACCTGAAGAGGTGCTGGGAAAAACTCCCTTTGAACTGATGAGCGAAGAGGAGGCGGCCAGGGTTGCTTCAAGCTTCCAGACTATTATCGCCAACCGTGCCCCTATCATCAATCTGGAAAACTGGAATCGAACCAAGGATGGCAGGGATATCTGCATGTTGACCAATGGTGTGCCCATTTTAGATGAGCGTGGCGCATTGACCGGTTATCGCGGTGTGGATCAGGATATTACAGAACGGCGCAGGTCTGAGGATCAGCTGCGTAAACTCTCTCGTGCTATCGAATATGCCGGTGAATCGATTCTTATTACAGATCTGAATGGGGTGATCGAATATGCGAATCCGGCATTCAGCCAGATGACCGGTTATTCGGTAGATGAGGCGATTGGTGAGAAACCCTCCATGCTGAAAAGCGGTGAGCAGGATGATGCATTTTATCAGACCTTGTGGGGTACCATTACCAGTGGCCGGGCATGGCAGGGTTCACTGGTGGACAGGCGTAAGGATGGCAGCTTTTACAGTACCATGATGACGGTTGCGCCGATTATGGATGAGGCGGGTGAGATTACCCATTTTGTGGCGATGCAGAGGGATGTCTCAGAATATGAGGAACTGGAGGCGAGGTTCCAGCAGGCACAGAAGATGGAGGCGATCGGTACGCTGGTTGGTGGCATCGCCCACGATTTCAATAATATGTTGGCAGCCCTGCTGGGTAACCTCTATCTGGCCAAAAATGCTGCTAAAGATGATCCGGATATGATTGCCCGACTTAATCGTGTTGAGTCAGTCAGTCAGCGCGCAGCTGAGATGATTGCCCAGCTGTTAACCTTTGCCCGTAAAGGCAAGGTGAAGATGGTTCCGTTGCCACTGGCCCCGTTTCTGGAGGAGATGTTCAAGCTGGCAAGGCCATCCATTCCTGAAAATATCGATATGCAGTTGGATATCGCTGATCATGAACTGCTGGCTCTTGGTGATGAAACCCAGTTGCAGCAGGTGCTGCTTAATCTGATAACCAACGCCTCGCATGCTCTGGAAGGCTGTGCTAAACCAAATATCACATTCGGTGTTAAGGCCTACCATCCGGATACGCGTTTTACACAGGTGCATGCAGATGTTGATGCAGAGCAGATGGCACTTCTCTATGTGACAGATAATGGTTGCGGCATCTCTGAAGCGAACCTTGATAAGGTGTTTGAACCATTCTTTACCACCAAAGAGGCGGGCAAAGGTTCAGGACTGGGGCTATCCATGGTGCATGGGGCGATTAAAAGCCATGGCGGCGCAATAGAGGTCGAGAGTGCCAGATATTCCGGTACAACTGTAAAAATCTATATCCCCCTTCAACAGCCAGATGAGGCGAAGCCAGTAGCAGATATGGCATTGATGGAGCCGGAGAAGCAGGGGGCAGGGGAAGGCATTCTTCTGGTTGATGATGAGGCACTGGTACGCGAGGTGAATGCCGAGGTGCTGCAGGAGATGGGCTATCGTCTGTTTACTGCTGAAGATGGTATAGATGCGCAACAGGTCTATGCCGCGCACAGATCTGAAATCGGACTGGCTGTTCTTGATCTGGTGATGCCGAGGATGGGTGGCATGGAGCTGCTGCAGTGGCTGCGTGAGCAGGATAGTGAGCTGCCGGTAATCCTGATGACCGGTTATGATCGCGAGCAGGTGCTGCCAGCAAAATCGACACCTCAGAAGTGTATTGTTTTAAATAAACCTGTCGATATCACCAAAATGAGTCGTGCCGTACACGCCATGCTTGAGGGGGAGTGA
- a CDS encoding transglycosylase SLT domain-containing protein: MSLTRLLLIISLFALVGCASGPPKNVNDVCSIFKEKDDWYEHANDSFEKWGVPVHVQMAIMWQESRFQAEAKTPRDWILGFIPYGRVSSAYGYAQVKDGTWDWYIDQTGNWGADRDDFEDATDFIGWYGTYSQKTLGISKWDAYNQYLAYHEGHGGWKRKTYNKKPWLIKVSKKVKRKAAIYDKQLRRCKDDLDDGSWFW, from the coding sequence ATGTCATTGACCAGGCTGCTACTGATTATCTCTCTGTTTGCTCTGGTTGGCTGTGCCAGTGGGCCACCCAAAAACGTCAATGATGTCTGTTCAATTTTCAAAGAGAAAGATGACTGGTATGAGCATGCCAACGACTCCTTTGAGAAGTGGGGCGTGCCTGTGCATGTGCAGATGGCCATTATGTGGCAGGAGTCCCGTTTTCAGGCTGAGGCCAAAACCCCGCGTGACTGGATACTTGGTTTTATCCCCTATGGCCGGGTCTCTTCTGCGTATGGTTATGCACAGGTGAAAGATGGTACCTGGGACTGGTATATCGACCAGACTGGTAACTGGGGTGCGGATCGTGATGATTTTGAGGATGCCACCGACTTCATCGGCTGGTATGGCACCTACTCACAGAAAACCCTCGGCATCTCCAAATGGGATGCCTACAACCAGTATCTCGCCTATCACGAAGGCCATGGCGGCTGGAAGCGGAAAACCTATAACAAAAAACCGTGGCTGATTAAGGTCTCTAAAAAGGTCAAACGCAAGGCTGCGATATATGATAAACAACTAAGACGCTGCAAGGATGACCTTGATGATGGTAGCTGGTTCTGGTGA
- a CDS encoding FAD/FMN-binding oxidoreductase: MSENIREIPYNYTSYSDREIVIRFLGEDAWDDMNVLRTQRRTGRSARMLFEILGDLWVVERNVFLRNDLLNNQKRRQQMHRRHFDRLARITEGASDNPRAQKMAACTGRMLEDFYAWFDQEPAKRKKARRAFAKFTHANNVHFDAYTLSHHATDATDWRHHAPFCVLTPDSAEEIAGLVRATAKLDLVVIPRGGGTGLCGGSVPLSNNAVIINVEKLDQIGPIVTQDVGSKGEVATISAGAGAVTGKVMEASRPHVFATDPTSLWACTIGGNVASNAGGKHAVIWGTCVDNLLSWRMVTPDGNWLLVERINHNMGKVHDEDECSFRLTRSDAKTGAQLSEEILTIKGSVFRKPGLGKDVTRKAMGGLPGVQKEGTDGFIVEATFVLHRSFDVTRTVCCEFFGQELSEATKAMVKIKHHVDALEGAHLEGLEHFDEKYVKAIEYISKATRRQAPRVVLLIDVSGDDEHAVARACADICRITSNGNGEGFVATTEADRKRFWGDRGRMAAIAKHTRAFKMNEDVVIPLDRLSEYNDYVEHLNIENSILNKKDAIEAISAYLTDARSRITGNRLETSDLDLDDDPYLTEKLDQCITLIAETRENWCRLLKGMDEPAWEVAHLLECIKYKRSEALFRVIQRSALRVSYREAVQKPLHDMLRGHDSLIDGVNRAHRKALSSRIVVATHMHAGDGNVHTNIPVNSNDYGMMKKAHRVVEKVMAKAVELGGVISGEHGIGITKLEYMDKTLLAETAEYLKRVDPNHLFNRGKLMPDTDLQLSYTPSFNLLEMESMILEAADLTDLSEAISPCLRCGKCKPVCNTHFPRANMLYSPRNKIQASGAMIEAFLYESQTGSGISFEQFEGMQDVADHCTICHKCESPCPVNIDFGDVTERMRALLKDKGQARFNIGSKFSLMFLTLQNPNAVRLMREVVIRWGYAGHRMLNRLGKMAGLVKNEPAASRNLEGIQAQVINFIERPLPALQAGTARQKLGIESSDKNMIPILRDPKKSNGRAVFYFPGCGSERLFSEVGLATQAMLYDLGVNVVLPPSYLCCGYPSTAGGDHERGDQITYDNRVLFHRMKKVLSYLDFEAVIVSCGTCYDQLTKYELGQVFPDTPLIDIHEYLMEQGVKTERVSGVEYMYHVPCHSPLKRHGTKAAIESLLGQDAVKSEECCGEAGTMAVAHPQIAGKIRTRKEEQMQLAKAQLPGENPQKILTSCPSCFQGLSRLEDQSGVKADYIVIELVRHLHGDDWQKQFIQKVKNGGIERVLM; this comes from the coding sequence TTGTCCGAAAATATTCGCGAGATACCTTACAACTATACATCGTATTCTGATCGGGAAATTGTCATCCGCTTTTTGGGTGAGGATGCCTGGGATGATATGAATGTATTGCGCACCCAGCGCCGTACCGGCCGTTCAGCGCGCATGCTGTTTGAGATTCTTGGTGACCTCTGGGTGGTCGAGCGCAACGTATTTCTGCGCAATGATCTGCTGAATAATCAGAAGCGGCGCCAGCAGATGCACAGGCGCCATTTTGATCGTCTGGCTCGTATCACAGAGGGTGCATCGGATAATCCGCGCGCACAGAAGATGGCTGCCTGCACAGGGCGCATGCTGGAAGATTTTTACGCATGGTTTGATCAGGAGCCGGCTAAACGTAAAAAAGCACGCCGTGCTTTTGCGAAATTCACCCACGCCAACAATGTCCATTTTGATGCTTATACGCTGAGTCACCATGCCACCGATGCCACTGACTGGCGTCACCATGCACCGTTTTGTGTACTTACCCCAGATTCAGCTGAAGAGATTGCCGGTCTGGTGCGTGCGACTGCCAAGCTTGATCTGGTCGTGATTCCGCGCGGTGGCGGAACAGGTCTGTGTGGTGGTTCTGTGCCGCTCTCCAATAATGCTGTGATTATCAATGTTGAGAAACTGGATCAGATCGGTCCGATTGTGACTCAGGATGTCGGCAGCAAAGGTGAGGTGGCAACGATCTCTGCAGGAGCCGGTGCGGTAACCGGCAAGGTGATGGAAGCGAGTCGTCCGCATGTCTTTGCCACCGATCCAACCAGCCTCTGGGCCTGTACCATTGGTGGCAATGTCGCCTCCAATGCTGGTGGTAAACATGCAGTGATCTGGGGTACCTGCGTTGATAACCTGCTCTCCTGGAGGATGGTGACACCTGATGGCAACTGGCTGCTGGTGGAGCGCATCAACCATAATATGGGCAAGGTACATGATGAGGATGAGTGCAGTTTCAGGCTGACCCGATCCGATGCCAAGACCGGTGCGCAACTCTCTGAAGAGATATTGACCATCAAAGGCTCGGTCTTCCGTAAACCGGGGTTGGGCAAGGATGTGACGCGTAAAGCGATGGGCGGACTGCCCGGTGTGCAGAAAGAGGGTACCGATGGCTTTATCGTCGAAGCTACCTTTGTACTGCACCGCTCCTTTGATGTTACCCGCACCGTATGCTGTGAGTTTTTCGGCCAGGAGCTGAGTGAAGCGACCAAAGCGATGGTGAAGATCAAACACCACGTTGATGCACTGGAAGGTGCGCATCTGGAGGGGTTGGAACACTTTGACGAGAAGTATGTCAAAGCGATTGAATATATCTCCAAAGCCACACGTCGTCAGGCGCCACGTGTGGTGCTGTTGATTGATGTCTCCGGTGATGATGAACATGCCGTTGCCAGAGCCTGTGCTGATATCTGCCGTATCACCTCCAACGGTAATGGTGAAGGCTTTGTTGCAACCACTGAGGCAGATCGCAAACGTTTCTGGGGTGATCGAGGCCGCATGGCCGCCATTGCCAAACATACCCGCGCCTTCAAGATGAATGAGGATGTGGTGATTCCGCTGGATCGCCTCTCCGAATATAACGACTACGTGGAGCATCTGAATATTGAGAACTCCATTCTCAATAAGAAAGATGCCATTGAGGCAATTTCAGCCTATCTCACCGATGCGCGTTCGCGTATCACTGGTAACCGCCTGGAGACCAGTGATCTCGATCTTGATGATGATCCCTATCTGACCGAAAAACTCGATCAATGTATCACGCTGATTGCCGAGACCAGAGAGAACTGGTGCCGACTGCTGAAAGGCATGGATGAGCCCGCCTGGGAAGTCGCCCACCTGCTTGAGTGTATCAAATACAAACGCTCTGAAGCGCTGTTCCGTGTCATTCAGCGCTCTGCTTTGCGCGTATCCTATCGCGAAGCGGTGCAGAAGCCGCTACACGATATGCTGCGCGGTCACGATTCACTGATTGATGGCGTTAACAGAGCGCACAGAAAAGCGCTCTCCAGCCGCATTGTGGTTGCTACCCATATGCATGCCGGAGATGGCAATGTGCATACCAATATTCCGGTTAACTCCAACGATTATGGTATGATGAAAAAGGCCCACCGCGTGGTTGAGAAGGTGATGGCCAAAGCGGTGGAACTTGGTGGTGTGATCTCCGGTGAGCACGGTATCGGTATTACCAAGCTGGAGTACATGGACAAAACCTTGCTGGCCGAGACAGCCGAGTATCTCAAACGCGTTGATCCGAATCATCTCTTTAACCGTGGCAAGCTGATGCCCGATACCGATCTGCAGCTCAGTTATACACCGAGTTTTAATCTGCTGGAGATGGAGTCGATGATTCTCGAGGCGGCCGATCTCACCGATCTCTCCGAAGCGATCTCGCCGTGCCTGCGTTGTGGTAAGTGTAAGCCGGTATGTAACACCCATTTCCCGCGCGCCAATATGCTCTATAGCCCGCGCAACAAGATTCAGGCGAGTGGTGCGATGATTGAGGCGTTTCTCTATGAGTCACAGACCGGCTCAGGCATCTCTTTTGAGCAGTTTGAGGGGATGCAGGATGTCGCAGATCACTGCACGATCTGTCACAAATGCGAAAGCCCATGCCCGGTAAATATCGATTTCGGTGATGTCACTGAACGCATGCGGGCACTGCTGAAAGATAAGGGGCAGGCCAGATTCAATATTGGCTCCAAATTCTCACTGATGTTCCTGACACTACAGAATCCCAATGCCGTTCGCCTGATGCGTGAGGTTGTTATTCGCTGGGGTTATGCGGGTCACCGTATGCTCAATCGCCTGGGTAAAATGGCCGGTCTGGTAAAAAATGAGCCGGCTGCCAGCCGTAATCTGGAAGGCATTCAGGCGCAGGTGATCAATTTCATTGAGCGACCACTGCCAGCCCTGCAGGCCGGTACGGCTCGTCAGAAGCTGGGTATTGAATCCAGTGATAAAAATATGATTCCGATCCTGCGGGATCCTAAAAAATCCAATGGACGGGCGGTCTTCTATTTTCCGGGCTGTGGATCTGAGCGACTCTTCTCTGAAGTAGGGCTGGCCACGCAGGCGATGCTCTATGATCTCGGTGTCAATGTGGTATTGCCACCCTCCTATCTCTGCTGCGGCTACCCCTCTACAGCAGGTGGCGATCATGAGCGCGGTGATCAGATCACCTATGATAACCGGGTACTGTTCCACCGCATGAAGAAGGTACTCTCCTACCTCGATTTTGAGGCGGTGATTGTCTCCTGCGGCACCTGTTATGATCAGCTGACCAAGTATGAGCTGGGGCAGGTGTTCCCGGATACGCCGCTGATCGATATTCATGAGTACCTGATGGAGCAGGGCGTGAAAACCGAACGCGTTTCAGGTGTGGAGTATATGTACCACGTACCGTGTCACTCGCCGCTAAAACGTCATGGCACCAAAGCGGCGATTGAATCGCTGCTGGGTCAGGATGCGGTAAAATCAGAAGAGTGTTGTGGCGAAGCCGGCACCATGGCTGTCGCACATCCTCAGATCGCCGGCAAAATCCGTACACGTAAAGAGGAGCAGATGCAGCTTGCCAAGGCACAGTTGCCCGGCGAAAACCCGCAGAAGATTCTCACATCCTGTCCTTCATGTTTTCAGGGGCTCTCCCGCCTGGAAGATCAGAGTGGTGTGAAGGCTGATTACATCGTCATTGAACTGGTCAGACACCTGCATGGTGACGATTGGCAGAAGCAGTTTATTCAGAAGGTCAAAAATGGCGGCATCGAACGGGTGCTGATGTAG
- a CDS encoding NAD(P)-dependent oxidoreductase: MKILIIGASRGIGLELVKQAIDAGHKVTALVRDKSVFEGHAHKNFKVRVGDIMIRKIVEGACVGQDAVCITVGMVPSSKPVNLFSDGTRNALGGMEQAGVKRLLAVTGIGAGDSEGHGGFFYDKVTRPVLLRHVYDDKNRQEELIRASGCDWTIVRPALLTRTEFTGKYRVLTDLTGIKTGKISRADVAHFMLQELEHPAYIHQTPLLTY; this comes from the coding sequence ATGAAAATCCTGATTATCGGTGCATCACGTGGTATCGGCCTGGAGCTGGTCAAGCAGGCGATTGATGCAGGGCATAAGGTTACAGCACTTGTTCGTGATAAAAGCGTGTTCGAGGGGCATGCGCACAAGAATTTCAAGGTGCGTGTGGGCGATATCATGATCAGGAAGATCGTTGAGGGGGCATGCGTGGGGCAGGATGCAGTCTGTATCACGGTTGGTATGGTGCCATCCAGTAAGCCGGTCAATCTCTTCTCCGATGGAACCAGAAACGCTCTTGGTGGCATGGAGCAAGCTGGTGTCAAACGACTATTGGCCGTTACAGGTATCGGAGCGGGGGATAGTGAAGGTCACGGCGGTTTCTTTTACGACAAAGTGACCAGGCCGGTGCTGCTCAGACATGTGTACGACGACAAGAACCGTCAGGAAGAGTTGATTAGAGCCAGTGGTTGTGACTGGACTATTGTGCGGCCAGCGCTACTGACGCGAACAGAGTTTACAGGCAAATACCGGGTTTTAACTGACCTGACAGGCATTAAAACGGGGAAAATATCCCGTGCTGATGTTGCCCACTTTATGTTGCAAGAACTTGAACATCCGGCATACATCCACCAGACACCGCTGCTGACCTACTGA
- the rpsT gene encoding 30S ribosomal protein S20, with the protein MANHASALKRARQDQKKRLQNRTQKSTMRTVIKQVLAAVEAGDKETATAALRQATSLLDRAGRKNQIHARQASRRVSRLNASVKAIA; encoded by the coding sequence GTGGCAAACCATGCATCAGCACTGAAACGTGCACGTCAGGATCAGAAAAAACGTCTGCAGAACCGTACGCAGAAATCTACTATGCGCACTGTTATCAAGCAGGTATTGGCTGCAGTAGAAGCCGGTGACAAAGAGACTGCAACTGCAGCACTGCGTCAGGCAACTTCACTGCTGGATCGTGCTGGTCGTAAGAATCAGATTCATGCGCGTCAGGCTTCCCGCCGTGTATCTCGTCTTAATGCGAGTGTAAAAGCAATCGCCTGA
- a CDS encoding cyclic nucleotide-binding/CBS domain-containing protein yields MKVSDVMSQGCLTCKAGDTLHDATQKMVMRRCGSLPVIDDNDASKLIGIITIRDTMLPLYPNFGEYIHDAKSARDFEDMEENYKRVMCMKIKDVMTPDPMTVASDTPLLKAASYMGLKNLRRIPVVDDGKLTGMVSIGDINRGMFIHNG; encoded by the coding sequence ATGAAAGTTTCTGATGTCATGTCACAGGGATGCCTTACCTGCAAAGCAGGTGATACGCTGCATGATGCAACACAAAAAATGGTAATGCGCCGTTGCGGTTCACTGCCGGTTATCGACGACAACGATGCCAGCAAGTTGATTGGTATTATTACCATCCGCGATACCATGCTGCCACTTTATCCTAACTTCGGTGAATATATTCACGATGCAAAATCGGCGCGTGATTTTGAAGACATGGAAGAGAACTACAAACGCGTGATGTGCATGAAGATCAAGGATGTTATGACACCTGATCCGATGACTGTCGCCTCTGATACTCCGCTTCTGAAAGCCGCTTCCTACATGGGCCTGAAGAACCTGCGCCGTATCCCGGTGGTTGATGATGGCAAGCTCACCGGCATGGTCAGCATTGGCGATATTAATCGTGGCATGTTTATCCACAACGGTTAA